Proteins from one Enterobacter bugandensis genomic window:
- a CDS encoding LysR family transcriptional regulator gives MKIDLNLLPVFLAVAEERSFSAAAARLGITRSAVSQGIRRLEDGFQTLLVMRTTRSVSLTEAGERLRKSLQAPIANIEAAFEDVASDSTPRGQLRIAVTSIAEAFLSGPLLASFAAAHPAVSLDIFVSDEEFDIVAAGYDAGVRLGEVIEKDMIAVPLTGQQRERVVASPSYLATHGVPEHPRELVAHRCIGWRPAPDVAPYRWEFEEAGVPFDVAIEPQITTNDLRLMLSLALAGGGITLATEDTFTPYIETGQLVALLDTFLPSFPGFYLYFPQRHNMAPKLRALIEHVRQWRQPAATHSVQR, from the coding sequence ATGAAAATCGATCTCAATCTGTTACCTGTTTTTCTGGCGGTCGCCGAGGAGCGCAGCTTTAGCGCTGCCGCCGCGCGGCTGGGCATAACCCGCTCCGCTGTCAGCCAGGGGATTAGGCGTCTTGAAGATGGTTTTCAAACCCTGCTGGTGATGCGCACCACGCGCTCGGTAAGCCTCACTGAAGCAGGGGAACGGCTGCGTAAATCGTTGCAGGCTCCCATCGCCAATATTGAAGCGGCATTTGAAGACGTCGCGTCGGACAGCACACCGCGCGGCCAGCTCAGAATAGCGGTCACCTCAATCGCGGAAGCGTTTCTCTCTGGCCCGCTGCTCGCTTCGTTTGCGGCTGCGCATCCTGCGGTATCGCTTGATATCTTCGTGTCGGACGAGGAGTTCGATATCGTGGCGGCGGGCTATGACGCCGGGGTAAGGCTGGGTGAAGTTATTGAAAAAGACATGATCGCCGTTCCCCTTACGGGTCAGCAGCGTGAGAGGGTGGTGGCTTCACCGTCCTATCTGGCGACTCACGGCGTACCTGAGCACCCCCGCGAGCTGGTGGCTCACCGGTGTATCGGCTGGCGTCCAGCCCCGGACGTTGCCCCCTATCGCTGGGAATTTGAGGAGGCGGGCGTTCCTTTCGATGTGGCGATTGAACCGCAGATCACCACAAACGATCTGCGCCTTATGCTCAGCCTGGCACTGGCCGGCGGCGGCATAACCTTAGCCACGGAGGATACATTCACTCCGTATATTGAAACGGGGCAGCTTGTTGCCCTGCTGGATACGTTTCTTCCGTCTTTTCCAGGCTTTTATCTCTATTTCCCCCAGCGTCACAATATGGCGCCCAAGCTAAGAGCCCTGATCGAGCACGTCCGCCAGTGGCGACAGCCAGCGGCAACGCACAGCGTTCAACGCTAA
- a CDS encoding fimbrial protein — MAIAKLPRKGMKSLYETNVPGISYRLLLDQHAFPLIQHVHCSGPECHRTLSAGTRLTFQLVKTQPHIGNIASVNSGIYGVIKTDDTKPAVLVTLRNSVHLHPESCQFSNTNVNFGEIDISNNNERVLETKSFALNYQCASSGPALARWEGAETKEGFLTSEQIEKKGLAISISDAGGNQLKLNRIFKVNEESGKLSFNARLIKTGTLTEGDFNVVSTLHMIYP, encoded by the coding sequence ATGGCGATTGCAAAACTGCCGCGTAAAGGTATGAAAAGTCTATATGAAACAAATGTCCCAGGTATTTCATATCGGCTCTTACTGGATCAACACGCTTTCCCATTGATTCAACATGTTCACTGCAGCGGCCCTGAGTGCCATCGGACATTATCTGCTGGGACACGGCTCACTTTTCAACTTGTAAAAACACAGCCCCACATTGGGAATATCGCGTCGGTAAATTCTGGCATTTATGGTGTCATAAAAACAGATGATACCAAGCCAGCCGTCCTGGTCACTTTGCGTAACTCCGTACATTTACACCCTGAATCCTGCCAATTCAGTAATACGAATGTGAACTTTGGTGAAATAGATATCAGCAATAACAATGAGCGGGTGTTAGAGACAAAATCTTTTGCATTAAATTATCAATGTGCTTCATCCGGCCCCGCTCTTGCTCGCTGGGAAGGTGCTGAAACGAAAGAAGGATTTTTAACGTCAGAGCAAATTGAAAAGAAGGGGCTGGCTATAAGCATAAGTGACGCGGGAGGTAATCAATTGAAACTGAATAGAATTTTTAAAGTCAACGAAGAGTCAGGAAAGCTGTCATTTAATGCAAGACTTATCAAGACGGGTACATTGACGGAGGGTGATTTTAACGTTGTTTCAACATTGCATATGATTTATCCATAA
- a CDS encoding bifunctional transcriptional activator/DNA repair enzyme AdaA: MKITDKNLCDIWYQALLERDSEYTGVFFVGVKTTGVFCISVCRARKPRRENVEFYKDAKSALADGFRPCKVCRPAENAHSAPLFIEQALALVRRDIKSRVADAQLRQHGISPERVRRWFLQHHGITFQAFQRMQRVNVALQELKSGRAATDVALDNGYESLSGFGYIYKRLTGAAPTQATEVIVIHRFTTTLGPMFVCATERGVCLLEFTDRRMLETEFRDIQRLFNARIVTGENSHTRQTVKEISEYFAGTRRQFELSVDAPGSDFQQSVWHELRAVPYGQTSHYQAISLGMNKPNAVRAVAAANGANRIAIVIPCHRIIGKDGKMTGYGGGISRKEWLIEHERNNV, from the coding sequence ATGAAAATAACCGATAAGAATTTGTGTGATATCTGGTATCAGGCATTGCTCGAACGAGATTCAGAATATACCGGCGTATTTTTTGTTGGCGTCAAAACTACTGGCGTATTCTGCATTTCGGTATGCCGGGCGCGAAAGCCCAGGCGCGAAAATGTTGAATTTTATAAAGATGCCAAATCTGCCCTGGCGGACGGCTTTCGTCCCTGTAAGGTCTGCAGACCCGCTGAAAATGCGCACAGCGCGCCATTATTTATTGAACAGGCGCTTGCGCTTGTCAGGCGCGATATAAAATCCCGTGTGGCTGACGCACAGCTTCGCCAGCACGGAATCAGTCCGGAGCGGGTAAGACGCTGGTTCCTGCAACATCACGGCATCACTTTTCAGGCTTTCCAGCGAATGCAGCGGGTGAACGTTGCCCTGCAGGAGCTTAAAAGCGGAAGAGCGGCTACTGACGTTGCGCTGGACAATGGCTATGAATCCCTGAGCGGGTTTGGTTACATCTACAAGCGGCTTACTGGCGCAGCGCCGACTCAGGCAACCGAGGTGATTGTCATTCATCGGTTTACCACTACGCTTGGGCCTATGTTTGTCTGCGCGACAGAGCGGGGAGTGTGTCTGCTGGAGTTTACCGATCGCCGGATGTTAGAAACAGAATTCCGCGATATCCAGCGTTTATTTAACGCCAGAATTGTCACCGGAGAAAACAGCCATACCCGGCAGACAGTAAAAGAAATCAGCGAGTATTTTGCCGGAACTCGCCGACAGTTTGAGCTCTCTGTGGATGCCCCGGGCAGTGATTTTCAACAATCCGTCTGGCATGAGTTGCGTGCAGTTCCTTATGGACAGACCTCGCACTATCAGGCCATTTCGCTAGGGATGAATAAGCCCAATGCTGTGCGCGCCGTCGCTGCAGCTAATGGTGCAAACCGGATTGCGATTGTGATCCCTTGTCACAGGATAATTGGCAAAGATGGAAAGATGACGGGTTACGGCGGTGGTATTTCACGCAAAGAATGGCTCATTGAGCATGAGCGAAACAATGTTTGA
- a CDS encoding SDR family oxidoreductase, whose protein sequence is MNKVILITGASSGIGEGIARELGKAGANVFLGARRLDRINALAAEIRSAGGEAEAAALDVTSRQSMADFVQAAREKWGRIDVLINNAGIMPLSPLSAGKQDEWERTIDVNIKGVLWGIGAVLPIMEAQGSGQIINIGSIGALSVVPTAAVYCATKFAVRAISDGLRQESSNIRVTCVNPGVVESELASTITHPETMAAMDAYRAIALKPADIARAVRHIIEAPESVDTTEITIRPTASAN, encoded by the coding sequence ATGAACAAAGTTATCTTAATTACCGGTGCATCAAGCGGTATCGGAGAAGGTATTGCCAGAGAGTTAGGCAAGGCAGGCGCGAACGTTTTCCTGGGCGCTCGCAGGCTGGATCGCATCAACGCCCTGGCTGCTGAAATCCGCAGTGCAGGGGGGGAAGCAGAGGCCGCAGCCTTAGACGTTACCAGCCGCCAGTCGATGGCTGACTTCGTACAGGCCGCGCGTGAAAAGTGGGGCCGCATTGACGTGCTGATTAACAACGCGGGCATCATGCCTCTTTCTCCGCTTTCGGCAGGCAAGCAGGATGAGTGGGAGCGCACCATTGACGTGAATATCAAGGGCGTGCTGTGGGGGATAGGCGCCGTGCTGCCGATTATGGAAGCCCAGGGCTCGGGACAAATCATTAATATCGGCTCGATTGGTGCCTTGTCCGTGGTGCCCACGGCTGCTGTCTACTGTGCCACCAAATTCGCCGTACGGGCGATTTCGGATGGTTTACGTCAGGAAAGTTCGAACATCCGCGTGACCTGCGTTAACCCTGGGGTAGTGGAAAGCGAACTGGCCTCGACCATTACGCACCCGGAAACTATGGCGGCGATGGACGCGTACCGTGCTATTGCCCTCAAACCTGCTGATATCGCCCGCGCTGTGCGCCACATCATCGAGGCGCCTGAGAGTGTCGATACAACAGAAATTACGATCAGACCGACGGCATCTGCGAACTAA
- a CDS encoding MFS transporter, which yields MTTKPTAEICKSPSLFQTIKTFPATVHALLFFIFVTRFSYFMAWPFIAVIMTQTYDMSPIAIGVAMTTSALLSVVLGMYGGQISDKLGRKVILLLGCGFSAVGYITLAQASSMGTFIIGLMIIGVCFAWVDPPVRALMSDLLGDKPRRALALQMRYYLINVAAVSGPLVGIFFGLTSQKGTFLITGLTYLPFFIHVGLFIPAGKLLNEKVGDSDSVPKLYQVVGIIIRDRIYIAALLCSILCSIVFIHYETVLPQYLMLLDGNAAVKLITLILVTNACTVLLFQSFIMGFFAEVDLPKRILMGGAIFSISQVCFFATRSTEMWAWLTVTVVFSMGEAILMPNLNILLDQLAPAEHRGAYLGASTLTTLGVAAGPLIGGVMLAMTGAGVFICTAFLSVLLCSIIYLCRNSILVRLHNS from the coding sequence ATGACCACCAAACCCACTGCTGAAATATGTAAGTCTCCCAGTCTATTTCAGACTATAAAAACATTTCCTGCGACAGTTCATGCTCTGCTCTTTTTTATTTTCGTTACACGCTTTAGTTACTTTATGGCATGGCCTTTTATCGCTGTGATCATGACGCAGACTTACGATATGTCGCCCATTGCTATTGGCGTAGCAATGACCACTAGCGCGCTCTTATCAGTGGTTCTTGGGATGTATGGTGGGCAAATTTCAGACAAACTGGGACGAAAGGTCATTCTTCTTCTGGGATGTGGATTCTCCGCAGTGGGGTACATAACACTGGCGCAAGCCAGCAGTATGGGTACGTTTATTATTGGCCTAATGATCATCGGCGTATGCTTTGCATGGGTGGATCCCCCTGTGCGTGCTTTGATGAGTGATTTGCTCGGTGACAAGCCTCGTCGTGCGCTGGCACTACAAATGCGATACTACTTAATTAACGTTGCGGCAGTATCTGGTCCATTGGTAGGGATATTCTTTGGTCTTACATCTCAAAAGGGAACATTCCTGATAACAGGGCTGACTTATTTACCATTTTTCATTCATGTAGGTTTGTTTATACCCGCTGGTAAACTACTTAATGAAAAAGTGGGCGATAGTGATTCGGTACCAAAACTGTATCAAGTAGTGGGGATTATAATCAGGGATAGGATTTATATTGCGGCATTACTGTGCAGCATTTTATGTAGCATTGTATTCATCCATTATGAAACCGTATTACCTCAATACTTAATGTTACTTGATGGCAATGCTGCGGTTAAGCTTATTACTTTGATATTGGTTACCAATGCTTGTACTGTGCTGCTGTTTCAAAGTTTTATTATGGGTTTTTTTGCTGAGGTGGATCTGCCTAAACGTATTCTAATGGGGGGCGCAATTTTTTCTATTTCACAAGTCTGTTTTTTTGCTACACGTTCAACGGAAATGTGGGCATGGCTAACTGTCACGGTAGTTTTTAGCATGGGGGAAGCGATTCTAATGCCAAACCTTAATATTTTACTCGATCAATTGGCACCGGCAGAACACCGGGGTGCCTATCTTGGCGCTTCTACATTGACGACGCTCGGGGTTGCTGCTGGTCCGTTAATCGGTGGAGTCATGCTGGCCATGACCGGAGCAGGTGTGTTCATCTGCACTGCATTTCTTAGCGTATTACTGTGCTCAATTATTTATCTTTGCAGAAACAGTATACTGGTGCGTTTGCATAATTCATAA
- a CDS encoding isocitrate lyase/PEP mutase family protein, translated as MNFAELHNQDQPLLIANVWDAASAVAAQEAGYQALGTSSAAIASMLGYEDGQGMPFDALFYVVTRIRAVSSLPLSVDMEAGYGDSAEEIVANLRRLAQTGVAGVNLEDSRVINGKRQLDDISDFSRNLRTVCNALRSENCSLFLNIRTDTYLLGHEDALQETILRGQSYKAAGADGLFVPCLTSEKDISLIAEATGLPLNVMCMPDLPSFDRLKLAGVNRISMGNFVHSAMQSTLSDVMHAIRTRQSFAGLFSDENNR; from the coding sequence ATGAATTTTGCAGAACTCCACAACCAGGATCAGCCCCTGCTTATCGCTAACGTTTGGGACGCCGCCAGTGCTGTCGCAGCGCAAGAAGCAGGCTATCAGGCACTGGGAACGTCCAGTGCAGCAATAGCGTCCATGCTGGGATATGAAGACGGGCAGGGAATGCCGTTTGATGCGTTATTTTATGTGGTCACCCGTATCCGGGCTGTCAGCAGCCTGCCATTGAGCGTTGACATGGAAGCAGGATATGGTGATTCAGCCGAAGAGATAGTCGCTAATCTCAGGCGCCTTGCTCAGACTGGCGTAGCAGGCGTTAACCTTGAAGACAGCAGAGTCATTAATGGTAAGCGTCAGCTTGACGATATCTCTGATTTTTCCCGTAATCTGAGAACAGTATGCAATGCGCTGAGAAGTGAAAACTGTAGCCTGTTTCTGAACATTCGGACTGACACTTACCTGCTCGGACATGAAGACGCATTGCAGGAGACGATATTACGGGGTCAGAGCTATAAAGCTGCAGGTGCTGATGGCCTTTTTGTTCCCTGTCTTACGTCAGAGAAAGACATCAGCCTCATTGCAGAGGCAACGGGTCTGCCTCTGAACGTCATGTGTATGCCCGATCTTCCGTCGTTCGACAGGCTGAAGCTGGCCGGGGTAAACCGCATTTCAATGGGCAATTTTGTTCATTCAGCCATGCAGTCAACGCTGAGTGATGTAATGCATGCGATTCGAACTCGTCAGTCATTTGCAGGACTTTTTAGCGATGAAAATAACCGATAA
- a CDS encoding MFS transporter encodes MISKNSHHFLRVIVALCYLTVGLSIIPVPLIVSQSFHADIKLLGLVMGIYAFIAIPARILTGIVMLKIGYRATLFGAALLLSVSALICSWAESVTIMLIGRSILGIGTGAMMAVATAWMVELPVMRSKTGQAIGSIGTINYAILALSAPAGEYLSHVWGAHYTLLITSLFPLLALAIIPKLATITNGPSDSTPKRALEVVLLASIVPGIALLISGIGYASIVSFGLEIGTYHHLGTGASLVLVFGITMVFARVFLSNMTDLLSTGLGITIVFAIEALGLLLLAHSETNLGLWAGAMAIGVAMSFIYPALGVRVSLIAGKYRGSALSVYGAFINAGIGVGSILTGFMISHWSLLIALTISSAIVLIGGGVSMCLPFLERISKHHS; translated from the coding sequence ATGATAAGTAAGAATTCGCATCATTTTTTACGCGTTATTGTGGCTTTATGTTATTTGACAGTAGGTTTATCTATCATTCCTGTACCCCTCATAGTTAGTCAGAGTTTTCATGCTGATATTAAACTGCTAGGGCTGGTCATGGGTATATATGCTTTTATAGCTATTCCCGCAAGGATTTTAACAGGGATTGTGATGCTTAAAATTGGTTATCGCGCTACTCTTTTCGGCGCAGCTCTCTTACTTTCTGTTAGTGCTCTTATTTGTTCCTGGGCAGAATCTGTAACAATTATGCTCATCGGGCGCTCTATTCTGGGGATTGGAACAGGAGCAATGATGGCAGTCGCGACAGCCTGGATGGTTGAACTCCCCGTTATGCGTTCGAAAACAGGACAGGCAATTGGGTCAATTGGTACAATCAATTATGCTATCTTAGCTCTAAGTGCCCCCGCAGGAGAGTACCTGAGCCATGTGTGGGGAGCGCATTATACGTTATTAATTACATCATTATTTCCATTGTTGGCGCTTGCGATTATCCCGAAACTTGCCACGATAACCAACGGCCCGTCAGACAGTACACCTAAGAGAGCGTTAGAGGTTGTTTTATTAGCGAGCATTGTACCTGGTATTGCTTTATTAATATCAGGCATTGGATATGCCAGCATCGTTTCTTTTGGTCTGGAAATTGGCACTTATCATCACCTGGGCACGGGCGCATCTTTAGTGCTTGTATTCGGCATAACAATGGTTTTTGCTCGAGTTTTTTTAAGCAACATGACTGATTTATTGTCGACTGGTTTGGGAATAACAATCGTATTTGCAATAGAAGCTCTTGGATTGCTTCTTTTGGCACATAGCGAAACTAATCTGGGTCTGTGGGCAGGCGCAATGGCTATTGGAGTAGCGATGTCTTTCATTTACCCGGCCCTGGGCGTACGGGTAAGCCTAATTGCAGGCAAGTATCGTGGAAGTGCATTATCAGTTTATGGCGCATTTATCAATGCAGGAATTGGTGTCGGAAGTATTTTGACAGGTTTTATGATTTCTCACTGGTCACTTTTAATCGCACTAACCATTTCATCTGCTATCGTCCTTATAGGAGGCGGGGTTTCTATGTGTTTACCCTTTTTAGAAAGGATTAGCAAACATCACTCTTAG
- a CDS encoding helix-turn-helix domain-containing protein, translating into MKTIASDNDEFEHPFSFFIGTKPIKAIEDIYRNLLPFGEENIIARGRCLDLESPKYGGGVFLIQHGLLSCCSAESNIIKGTYLSPSIAGLVDAYSCFYDIPGRVRHYYYAETEVIGFFIPLKRFVDIIDSNAVLWHQIARILAHRLMTISSRDSTFLDGDSYMAIKSLLEEIYFYPEQYRRQIYIANYIMKRTGISRSRIMKILLDLKLGGYIDVSHGRLVSLSKLPSRY; encoded by the coding sequence ATGAAAACAATAGCATCGGACAACGATGAATTTGAACATCCCTTTAGCTTTTTTATCGGAACAAAACCAATCAAAGCCATTGAGGATATATATAGAAATCTACTTCCTTTTGGTGAGGAAAATATAATCGCAAGAGGGCGATGTCTGGATCTTGAATCTCCAAAATATGGCGGTGGTGTTTTTTTAATACAGCATGGTTTGCTTTCATGTTGTTCCGCTGAATCTAATATTATTAAAGGAACTTATCTATCACCTTCGATTGCGGGTTTGGTCGATGCATACAGTTGTTTTTATGACATACCAGGAAGAGTGCGTCATTACTATTATGCAGAAACAGAAGTGATTGGTTTTTTTATTCCTCTAAAAAGATTTGTAGACATTATCGATAGTAATGCTGTGTTATGGCATCAAATAGCAAGGATTTTAGCACATAGATTAATGACTATATCATCGCGGGATAGCACTTTTCTCGATGGCGATTCATACATGGCGATCAAATCACTTCTCGAGGAGATTTATTTCTACCCTGAACAATACAGGAGACAGATATATATTGCGAATTATATCATGAAAAGAACAGGCATTTCCCGAAGTAGAATTATGAAGATACTATTAGACCTTAAATTAGGAGGGTATATAGATGTCTCTCATGGTAGGCTAGTTAGTCTTTCTAAGTTGCCAAGTAGATATTAA
- a CDS encoding fimbrial protein, with product MKTVIKTSIIAAAMAAAFSTYAATPDAGVQVNFSGTLTSSSCAVSVNDGQSTIDMGSIDTSGLTVGETTPQQNFNVDIKNCPSSVTSAYLVFDGSTADAAAGHFSITSGTGNMTDHIAMQLLDLGTGGSIVKPSTSTVIRSLENGALSIPLAAQMVVLKDGVDDGDFTVSTSMHVIYQ from the coding sequence ATGAAAACAGTAATTAAAACTAGCATTATTGCAGCAGCAATGGCAGCAGCCTTTTCCACTTATGCAGCAACACCGGATGCGGGTGTTCAGGTGAACTTCTCCGGTACACTGACAAGCTCTTCATGTGCTGTTTCCGTAAACGATGGCCAAAGCACCATTGATATGGGAAGCATTGATACATCAGGTCTGACCGTCGGTGAAACAACTCCGCAGCAGAACTTCAACGTTGACATCAAAAATTGCCCAAGCAGTGTTACCAGTGCATATTTAGTCTTTGACGGTTCCACCGCGGATGCTGCAGCAGGGCATTTCAGCATTACGAGTGGTACGGGAAATATGACCGACCATATCGCTATGCAGTTACTTGATCTCGGAACTGGTGGCTCCATCGTGAAACCAAGTACTTCAACTGTGATTCGCTCTCTGGAAAATGGGGCGCTTAGTATTCCTCTGGCCGCGCAAATGGTAGTACTCAAAGATGGCGTGGATGACGGTGACTTTACAGTTTCTACTTCCATGCACGTAATTTATCAGTAA